A genomic segment from Spinacia oleracea cultivar Varoflay chromosome 3, BTI_SOV_V1, whole genome shotgun sequence encodes:
- the LOC110775245 gene encoding uncharacterized protein, whose amino-acid sequence MVEKCIRNSRYMYIHEAGNWPSQTVDVHHLVIRRNRRRTIVACFLAIVLLLYAFYLLLGQLDILVSVLPWYMIIGVTFVRLLRGKLVEKESIVIIPAFGVQLETHYISGRAVRRFVPIDKILKPILNECVTPVTCYWSLAFLLHDEDELMLVFKTLQPPLKMLLPIWKALCAATDSSESLESQSDFQG is encoded by the exons ATGGTTGAGAAATGTATAAGGAATTCAAGATACATGTACATACATGAGGCTGGAAATTGGCCTTCACAAACAGTTGATGTTCACCATTTAGTTATTCGAAGAAATCGCCGTCGGACTATAGTTGCTTGCTTCTTAGCCATTGTTTTACTGTTATATGCCTTCTATCTATTACTAGGACAG CTGGATATACTAGTTTCTGTTCTTCCTTGGTACATGATTATCGGTGTCACCTTTGTCAGATTATTGCGTGGGAAACTTGTTGAGAAAG AGTCTATCGTGATCATTCCAGCATTTGGAGTCCAACTTGAAACCCATTACATAAG TGGGAGAGCTGTCCGTCGCTTTGTCCCCATTGACAAGATTTTGAAGCCTATTCTTAATGAATGTGTGACACCGGTTACATGTTATTGGAGTTTAGCATTCCTTTTACATGATGAAGATGAATTGATGCTAGTCTTTAAG ACATTGCAACCCCCACTTAAGATGTTGCTGCCAATTTGGAAGGCGCTTTGTGCTGCTACCGATTCCAGTGAAAGCTTAGAGTCACAATCAGATTTCCAGGGCTGA